One Bacteroidota bacterium genomic window carries:
- a CDS encoding 4Fe-4S dicluster domain-containing protein produces MSDFGNLKAMSSRQIDFETFDTRLLQSVLQLEPSFLTCLSCGGCTATCSAGNLTDFNVRKIGLMLRRGNLDDLSKEIEKCMFCGKCSLVCPRDINIRNVVLLIKKGISQLKTNSSL; encoded by the coding sequence ATGAGCGATTTTGGAAACCTGAAAGCGATGAGTTCCCGCCAAATCGATTTTGAGACTTTCGATACACGATTGCTTCAAAGTGTACTTCAATTGGAACCTTCGTTTCTTACCTGCCTTTCTTGCGGGGGATGCACAGCGACATGCAGCGCCGGAAACTTAACCGATTTTAATGTGCGCAAAATTGGACTAATGCTCCGACGAGGTAATCTTGATGATCTGTCGAAAGAAATAGAAAAATGCATGTTTTGTGGAAAATGCAGCCTTGTGTGCCCGCGCGACATCAACATTCGTAACGTGGTGCTTTTGATAAAAAAGGGTATTTCGCAACTAAAAACCAATTCAAGTTTATGA